Genomic DNA from Candidatus Koribacter versatilis Ellin345:
TGCCGGCATCGGCGTAGTAAGTCGTTTGTGCAAGCTTCAGTTCGCGCTCGTTCAGATCGTACTCACGCTGAAGGTCGGCAATCCTCTGCTTCTGAGCGTCGAGTTTGCCTTTCCATTCTTCGTCGATCTTCTTTTGCTCATCAACAGTATCGGGCTTCTTCGCGTCCTTCGAATCGGCCTTGGCGTCCTTACCGGCAGCGGCATCCTTACCGGTATCGGCAGTGGCCGCGGTCGCGTCGGTTGCAGCCGCATCTGAGGACGTAGCTGTATCCGCAGTCGGCGGACGGTCCGGGAAGTCGTCGTTGGTCCATACCTTGTGGGCCTTGTCGGTGGACTTCTGCTGGCGGGCAACATCGCCCAGGCTCTGCGATTGAGTTTGCTGCTGGGCAGAGACACATACGGATGTGGCCAGCGCGAGCAACGCAAGTGGCACAAGTTTCTTCATAACGCACTTCCCCCTTCGAGGAACAACGCACGGTTGGTTAGATTGCAAGCTGGACGGTATTTTATCCCGTTTGCGCTGTTACGCAACGAGTTAATAGGTGGCTTCGGTAATACGTCTTATGCCGGATTAGGGCTTACTTTGGGTTTGCGGTGGCGGGCTTTTCTGCTGCAGGTTTTTGTAAAGGCAGACTTAAGGTGAATACCGCACCTTCGAGGTCGTTGCCCGCGCGAATGGAACCCCCGTGTTCGGTCACGATCCGATGTACCAGCGCTAAGCCCAGCCCTGTTCCCTGTGGCTTGGTGGTGAAGAAGGGGATGAAGATGTTCTTCAGGGCCTCTTCCGGAATGCCCGTTCCGTTGTCGTGGAGACTTAACTCCACGCTTGTGTCGGTCGCCGATGCTCGTACCGTGACGCGGACCGGAGTGTTGTTCCGTGCTGCTTCGGCGGCATTTCGCAAGAGATTACTGAAGACCTGCCGCAGCGCCGTGCGGTCGCCATTCACAACGAGCCGGTCAGGAAAGTTCTGGAACTCCAGCGTGACCTTCGTCTCTCGCGCGCAGTCTTCCAGCACTGGGCGCAGTTCGATCGGTTCGCGCTTGAGCTGTTGCGGCCGTGCGAAATTCAGGAAGTCTGTTACCACGCTGGTAAGGTTCTCAGTCGTGCCCTGGATGCGGGTTGCAAACTCGCTGACGGTTTCATCGGGCTCGCCTTTGAGCATCTGTGCGTAGCCAGAGATTGTCGCCAACGAATTCTTGAACTCATGCGCAATACCGGCCGACATCTCGCCCAGCGACGCAAGGTTCTCGCGCACGCGCATCTGTCGCGCCAGGCTGCTGATCTGGGTGCGATCGGTGATCAAACAAGTCGAGCCAAGAAAAGCGCCGACACTCGATCGGATTGGCGAGACGGTAATCGCGAGCACCTTCTCCACGCCACCCGGCGTGCGGTAGTCCACCTCAAACCTCGTGGTCTGGTTGTGCTGCGGTGCGTCGGTAATGGCGCGCAGGAACGACGACACCTCGACTGCGGTCTGGCCGGTTTCGGTGCGCACTGCATGCACTCCTTTCATCAGGTCGCGCGTGTGAAGACCGGTGGGTGATGCGTACCCGAGGATCTCGCGCGCTGCGGGATTCGCCTGCTGCACAATGCCTGCCGGATTGAATACGACGACTCCGCTGCCGAGGTTGGTCAGCACTGCCACGCTCAGGCTCTCGGAGGCCGATGCACGGCTGCTGGCCGCTTCGCGCAGGCTCTTGAGTTCCTGCTCCTGCTCTTTGAGTCTGGAGATGACGCCCTGGTAGGTGTGGAAGGCGAACCCGCTGCTTTCGCGACCGGCAGGCCGGCTGCTCATATCTACGTCCTGCAGCATCATTTGCTTGAGATAGCGAAACGCCAGGGCTCCGACGGCGATGATCACAACGCTCCCCAGGAGCATCATGAAGAACTTGAAGAACGTCGGATTGGCAACAAGGTTCACGGCGTGCCTAACCACCAATGGTAGATATACCGGCTGAAATACACCGCGACCAGCGCCATGGCGCCAAGGGAAACGCCAAAGGGCATTGGCAGGTAGCGGTAGGCAACAAACGCTGCCTTGCGAGCGCGGCTAGCGCCTTGCGCCGGTCCGAGCTTTTTCACGTACCTGCCGCGGCGCTGTAGATAGACGATTCCAATCGTCGCCAGCCCGATAACCGATCCCATGATCGATGCTGTGAAAATCACGATCAACGTCGTGGCCGCGCCAAGGTACGCGCCGACCATCGCCATGAGCTTCACGTCGCCAAAGCCCATTCCCTCATAGCCGCGCGCGAGCTTCCACAATGCGCCTACGCCCCAGATGAAGCCTCCGCCCACGATCGCGCCGGTGACGGAGCTGATCACTGAAATCCAAAGCACCTGATGTCCATGTGGAATCGGAAACGGTACAAATTCCAGGAAAAGCATGACCACCAGGTCCTGCATGGGTACCAAAACGCTAAAAATCAGTCCAATCACTAGGCCCGGCAGGGTCATCTTGTCGGGCAGGAGTTGAGTCTCGGCATCCGTGAAGATGAGGCCGAGTAGCAGATAAGCGAGAATGGCGTACTTCAGGAATCTAAGCAGATACGGCAGCAGGAGTACTTTGAAGACAGTGCCGTCGATCATCATGCTGGGCCCGAGTTTTGGCCCATATTCCAGGTAGCACGCCAGCACCAGCAGCCCACAGACCAGCTCCACGATGGCATAGCGGGGCGTGATCGGAGTCTTGCAGTTGCGGCACTTGCCGCCAAGGATGATCCAGCTCAGGACGGGAATATTGTCGTAAGCAGCGATAGGTTTATGGCAGTTGGGACAAGCAGAACGTGGCGTGACTACGGATAATCCGCGCGGCAGCCGGTAAATGCAGACATTCAAAAAGCTGCCGAAGACTAGGCCGAAGAGAAAGGCGAATGTCGCGAAGAGAATGTCCACGAACGGTGGCACGTCCTGTCGATAGGGGTTTACAAAAGTGCCTCGATTATAAGGCACCGTAAGGCCTTCGCCCCGAAGAGGGAACTCATTAGAATATGAATGTGAAATACCTTTGGTTTGCACTTCTGGCACTGGCATTTTCAGGCGCCATCTGGGCGCAGGACGACGCCAAGGCGCCGCAGAACCAGGCCCCGCCTCGCTCCGATATCGAAAGCTCCAGCAACGACACGCGAATCGATACCTCACCTCCTAAGGACGATGCGACCAACCATCCTGACAGCAATGTGGATGACGTCCTCGAATTCCACCCTTTCGATCCCCACAAGGCGATGAAAGATATCGAGGTCGGCGACTATTACTTCAAGCGCGAGAACTATCGCGGAGCGCTGAACCGCTACCAGGAAGCGCTGATTTATAAACCGAATGACGCTGAAGCGACACTCCGCGTGGCACGCACGCAAGAAAAGCTAAAGGAGGTCGAAGATGCGCGCGACAATTACGCCGCGTATCTCAAGATCATTCATGAAGGTAAAGACGCCGATGAGGCCCGCAAGGCGATCGAACGCCTCACCAAAGAGATCGGCGAAGGGCCGAAGACTGATTCTCCGAAGCAATAAGAAAGGCTGGCGCGAAGCCAGCCTTATGAGATCTGAAGCCTAACTTACGCCGCGCGGTTCTGGTCGCGCAGTCGTTTCACCTGATCATGCGTATTCACAATCCGGTCATATTGGCGGCGCACAATCAGTTGGGCTGCACTGGGCAGGCTCGCCTGTAAAGCCTCGCCGTATGTCTTCTTGGCGTA
This window encodes:
- a CDS encoding two-component system sensor histidine kinase NtrB translates to MNLVANPTFFKFFMMLLGSVVIIAVGALAFRYLKQMMLQDVDMSSRPAGRESSGFAFHTYQGVISRLKEQEQELKSLREAASSRASASESLSVAVLTNLGSGVVVFNPAGIVQQANPAAREILGYASPTGLHTRDLMKGVHAVRTETGQTAVEVSSFLRAITDAPQHNQTTRFEVDYRTPGGVEKVLAITVSPIRSSVGAFLGSTCLITDRTQISSLARQMRVRENLASLGEMSAGIAHEFKNSLATISGYAQMLKGEPDETVSEFATRIQGTTENLTSVVTDFLNFARPQQLKREPIELRPVLEDCARETKVTLEFQNFPDRLVVNGDRTALRQVFSNLLRNAAEAARNNTPVRVTVRASATDTSVELSLHDNGTGIPEEALKNIFIPFFTTKPQGTGLGLALVHRIVTEHGGSIRAGNDLEGAVFTLSLPLQKPAAEKPATANPK
- a CDS encoding prepilin peptidase, which encodes MPYNRGTFVNPYRQDVPPFVDILFATFAFLFGLVFGSFLNVCIYRLPRGLSVVTPRSACPNCHKPIAAYDNIPVLSWIILGGKCRNCKTPITPRYAIVELVCGLLVLACYLEYGPKLGPSMMIDGTVFKVLLLPYLLRFLKYAILAYLLLGLIFTDAETQLLPDKMTLPGLVIGLIFSVLVPMQDLVVMLFLEFVPFPIPHGHQVLWISVISSVTGAIVGGGFIWGVGALWKLARGYEGMGFGDVKLMAMVGAYLGAATTLIVIFTASIMGSVIGLATIGIVYLQRRGRYVKKLGPAQGASRARKAAFVAYRYLPMPFGVSLGAMALVAVYFSRYIYHWWLGTP
- a CDS encoding tetratricopeptide repeat protein; this encodes MKYLWFALLALAFSGAIWAQDDAKAPQNQAPPRSDIESSSNDTRIDTSPPKDDATNHPDSNVDDVLEFHPFDPHKAMKDIEVGDYYFKRENYRGALNRYQEALIYKPNDAEATLRVARTQEKLKEVEDARDNYAAYLKIIHEGKDADEARKAIERLTKEIGEGPKTDSPKQ